The following proteins are encoded in a genomic region of Bacillota bacterium:
- a CDS encoding DUF3795 domain-containing protein: MSHQKFSEIDLAGPCGFYCGTCRHYLARAKGLLREKNLKHGCRGCRIQDKNCAWVKRDCALLRKRQIEFCFECNDFPCANLKKLDQRHLRDDKVSLIGNLLRIKKIGAEQWLKEQENEWRCPKCGGIICIIDKECYDCGYEID, encoded by the coding sequence ATGAGCCATCAAAAATTCAGTGAAATAGACTTGGCAGGCCCGTGCGGATTCTATTGCGGTACCTGCAGGCATTATCTCGCAAGGGCAAAAGGATTGTTAAGAGAAAAAAACCTGAAACACGGCTGCAGGGGCTGCCGGATACAGGATAAGAACTGCGCATGGGTTAAAAGGGATTGCGCATTGTTAAGAAAGAGACAAATAGAGTTTTGTTTTGAATGCAACGATTTCCCTTGCGCTAATCTTAAGAAACTTGATCAGCGACATCTTCGCGATGATAAAGTGAGCCTTATTGGTAATTTACTACGGATAAAAAAGATTGGCGCGGAACAATGGCTTAAGGAACAAGAAAATGAGTGGAGATGTCCCAAATGCGGAGGAATTATCTGTATTATAGATAAGGAATGCTATGATTGCGGGTATGAAATCGATTAA